The window CACGCCGCCGTACTCCGCGGCCTCGGGCTGGAGCCCGCTGGTCCGGATGTCGTAGCCGAACGCCGTGTGTTCGAGCAGGTAGTAGAGCCCCCCGATCGCGAGCACCCCACAGGCGAGCGCGACGAGCGAGAAATCCTGGCGGCCACCGAAGAGGACGGTGGGAAACTGGGCGAACTCCGGGAGCGGCACCGTCTGGTTCGCCGCGCTCTCGGGGTCCTTGAACGCGCCGCCGACGAGGTACAGCGTTACCCCCGTGGCGATGAAGTTGAGCATAATCGTCGTGATCACCTCGTTGGCGTCGGCGTACGCCTTCAGAAGCCCGGGGATCGACCCGTAGAGCCCGCCGAAGACCGCCCCGACGACGATCCCGAACGGGATCAGGACGATGGTGCCGGCGACCCCCGAGACGACGTCCGCACCCCGGAGCACGAGGACTGCGGTGGCGAGCCCGCCGACCGCCATCTGGCCTTGTGTCCCGATGTTGAAGATGCCCGCGCGGAACGCAAGCGCGACCGACAGCCCGGTGAAGATCAGGAGCGTGGTCTCCCGGAGCGTGACCGAGAACTGTCCCGCCGGCGACCACCCGCCGCTGAACGGCTCGCCGAGCGCGCCGAGGAACAGGCGGTCGAACACCAGTACGGGATCGTAACAGAAGCCCGTCCCGAAGTAGTAGACCGCGCTGCTCGGCGCGCACGTGGTCATCCGACCCGCGACCAACACCAGGACTGCACCCAGCAGGATCGACAGCAGGAGCGCCGCGGAGCTGATGAGAATCCGCTCGACCGCCGACGCCGCCACCAGGCGTTCGAGGAGCCGGCGCACGCGGTCGGCCGCGCTCACGCCCGCTCACCGCCCGCGGCTGCGTCGGCGTCGACGGGGGCCTCCTCGTCGGCTTCCGTCGGAGTTCCGGCGTCGGCCCCGTCTGCGGCCTCCGGCTGCTGGCCGGCCATCAGCAGTCCGAGCTCGGATTCGGTCGTCGCCCGCGGATCGACCACGTCGACGAAATCGCCCTCGTACATCACCGCCAGCCGGTCGGAGAGCCCTTGGACCTCCTCAAGTTTCGAGGAGATCAGGAGAACCGCAACCCCCGCCTCCCGGAGTTCCAGCAACCGCTCGTGGATGAACTCGATCGACCCGACGTCGACCCCGCGGGTCGGGTGCGACGCCACCACGAGTTCGGGGTCGCGCTCGAACTCCCGGCCCACGATGAACTTCTGCTGGTTTCCGCCCGACAGCGACTTCGCGGGGGTCGCGGCGCCGGGGGTTCGTACGTCGTACTCGTCGATGATCGTCTCGGCGTGGGTCCTCGTCTCCGGCCAGTCGATCCGACCTCGGGGCCCCAGTTCCGGGGAGTGTTGGCTGCCCAACAGCGCGTTCTCCACGAGGTCGAAGTCCATCACCACCCCGCGCTCCTGTCTGTCCTCCGGGATGTACGCCATCCCCGCCTCGATCCGGCGGCGGCGGGAGTCGTCGGTCACGTCCTCGCCCAGGAGCCGGACCGTCCCGGCGTCCGGCGGGCGGAGTCCGGTGAGGGCCTCGATGAGCTCCGATTGGCCGTTGCCGTCGACCCCGGCGATCCCGAGGATCTCCCCCGCACGGAGCTCGAAGGAGACATCGTCGACGGCTCGGACGCCGCGATCGTCGTCGACGACCAGATCGGAGACCGACGCCACCACGTCGCCGGTGTCGGCGGGCGGGCGGTCGACGTCGAGCAGCACCTCCCGGCCGACCATCAGTTCCGCCAGTCCCTCGCGGGTGGTGTCCGATGCGTCGACGGTCCCGACCTTCCGACCGTCGCGGAGGACCGAGATCTCGTCTGCGGCCGCCATCGCCTCCCCCAGCTTGTGGGTGATGAAGATGATCGTCTTGCCTTGGGCGGTCAGCTCCTCGAGCACCCCGAACAGCTCCTCGATCTCCTGGGGGGTCAACACCGCCGTGGGTTCGTCGAGGATCAGGGTATCGGCGCCGCGGTACAGCGCCTTGAGAATCTCGACGCGCTGCTGTTCGCCGACGGAGACGTCCTCGATCCGGGCGTCGGGGTCGACGTCGAAGCCGTAGCGGTCCGCCAACTCGACGACGGCCTCCCTGGCTCCCTTCCGGTCGACCGCCAGCCCGCCCCACTTCCGCGGCT of the Halobellus ruber genome contains:
- a CDS encoding ABC transporter permease subunit, whose product is MSAADRVRRLLERLVAASAVERILISSAALLLSILLGAVLVLVAGRMTTCAPSSAVYYFGTGFCYDPVLVFDRLFLGALGEPFSGGWSPAGQFSVTLRETTLLIFTGLSVALAFRAGIFNIGTQGQMAVGGLATAVLVLRGADVVSGVAGTIVLIPFGIVVGAVFGGLYGSIPGLLKAYADANEVITTIMLNFIATGVTLYLVGGAFKDPESAANQTVPLPEFAQFPTVLFGGRQDFSLVALACGVLAIGGLYYLLEHTAFGYDIRTSGLQPEAAEYGGVDAKRTVVASLTLSGAFGGVAGAMYVMMVLGKFQSGLPAYGFDGITVSILAGNNPVGVAFAALLFGVLKSGTTIVQFATDVPPQLVGVLRGLIILFVAMPEFFRIVGRRVIDPGAEPVATDGGHAGGSDDE
- a CDS encoding ABC transporter ATP-binding protein, with the protein product MSKAVRLEGITKRFPGVVANDDVDFEVEEGTVHALLGENGAGKTTLMNVLYGLYGPTSGRVVVDGEKREFDSPRDAIDAGIGMIHQHFMLVDPMTVTENITLGNEPRKWGGLAVDRKGAREAVVELADRYGFDVDPDARIEDVSVGEQQRVEILKALYRGADTLILDEPTAVLTPQEIEELFGVLEELTAQGKTIIFITHKLGEAMAAADEISVLRDGRKVGTVDASDTTREGLAELMVGREVLLDVDRPPADTGDVVASVSDLVVDDDRGVRAVDDVSFELRAGEILGIAGVDGNGQSELIEALTGLRPPDAGTVRLLGEDVTDDSRRRRIEAGMAYIPEDRQERGVVMDFDLVENALLGSQHSPELGPRGRIDWPETRTHAETIIDEYDVRTPGAATPAKSLSGGNQQKFIVGREFERDPELVVASHPTRGVDVGSIEFIHERLLELREAGVAVLLISSKLEEVQGLSDRLAVMYEGDFVDVVDPRATTESELGLLMAGQQPEAADGADAGTPTEADEEAPVDADAAAGGERA